The proteins below are encoded in one region of Segatella copri:
- a CDS encoding ATP-binding protein has protein sequence MRKRTFKRKVYDKMLEWKRERNGSTALLLKGARRVGKSTVAKAFAENEYKSYILIDFAQASKEVKQLFDNLMDLNYIFLRLQSIYQVILEPRKSAIIFDEVQMCPQARQAIKYLVADGRYDYIETGSLISIKKNVENILIPSEETRLDLYPMDYEEFRWAMGDTATFPLLKQFLDAKVPLGAAHREAMRNLRLYMLVGGMPQAVNEYLDTNNLSKTDAVKREIIELYLDDFRKIDKTGRAAKLFESIPSELNKNSARYQVASVLDDAGRKNLMGVLADMKDSMVVNFAYHANDPNVGFSLHSDEDYYKMFVGDTGLFVTLAFWDKDYTENNIYEKLLSDKLSSDMGYAYENLVAQMLTASGNKLFYYTFPHATSHKNYEIDFLLSRGKKIYPIEVKSSGYNSHKSLDEFCQKFSDRIDKRYLLYTKDFKKDGQTLLVPIYMTPLL, from the coding sequence ATGAGAAAAAGAACATTTAAAAGAAAAGTGTACGACAAAATGCTCGAATGGAAGCGAGAGAGAAATGGTAGCACAGCCCTCTTGCTCAAAGGAGCACGCCGTGTAGGAAAGTCAACAGTAGCCAAAGCTTTCGCAGAAAATGAATACAAAAGCTATATCCTTATAGATTTCGCACAAGCATCTAAGGAAGTGAAACAGCTGTTTGACAACCTCATGGACTTGAACTACATATTTTTACGCCTCCAATCAATCTACCAAGTAATCTTGGAGCCACGCAAATCAGCCATCATTTTCGATGAAGTACAAATGTGCCCACAAGCCCGGCAAGCCATCAAATACCTAGTAGCAGACGGAAGATACGACTACATAGAGACAGGCTCTCTTATCAGTATCAAAAAGAATGTAGAAAACATTTTGATTCCAAGCGAAGAAACACGTTTGGATCTCTATCCGATGGATTACGAGGAATTTCGATGGGCAATGGGCGATACTGCTACATTTCCCCTTCTCAAGCAGTTTCTCGATGCAAAAGTTCCATTGGGAGCAGCGCATCGAGAAGCTATGCGCAACCTTCGTCTATATATGCTTGTAGGTGGAATGCCACAAGCCGTAAACGAGTACTTAGATACCAACAATCTGAGCAAAACAGATGCCGTAAAGCGAGAAATCATAGAACTTTATCTTGACGACTTCAGAAAGATTGACAAAACAGGAAGAGCTGCCAAGTTATTCGAGAGTATTCCTTCCGAATTAAACAAAAATTCAGCCAGATACCAGGTAGCAAGCGTATTGGATGATGCAGGCAGAAAGAATCTCATGGGAGTCTTGGCAGACATGAAAGACAGCATGGTGGTCAATTTCGCCTATCACGCAAATGATCCCAATGTTGGTTTTTCATTACATAGTGACGAAGACTACTATAAAATGTTTGTTGGAGACACAGGGCTATTCGTCACACTTGCTTTTTGGGATAAAGACTACACAGAGAACAACATTTACGAAAAGTTGTTGAGCGACAAACTGAGTAGCGATATGGGGTATGCCTATGAGAATCTCGTTGCCCAAATGCTTACCGCATCAGGAAACAAACTGTTCTATTACACATTTCCCCATGCAACAAGTCACAAGAACTATGAGATAGATTTCTTGCTATCTCGTGGCAAGAAGATTTATCCGATAGAAGTGAAATCATCAGGATATAACAGTCACAAGTCGCTAGATGAATTTTGCCAGAAGTTCTCTGATAGAATCGACAAAAGATACCTATTATATACGAAAGATTTCAAAAAAGATGGACAGACCTTATTGGTGCCAATATATATGACACCTTTGCTATAA
- a CDS encoding endonuclease/exonuclease/phosphatase family protein, protein MFFTLILSSFLTFVELNCENLFDTKHDSLKNDYEFLPQSSYKWTPYRYWRKLANLSKTIVALGYEDLSLVGTASPDNPSRPSEKSWHVPDFVALCEVENDSVLFDLTRRSALRGVNYDYVMTDSPDERGIDVALLYQPSSFALIQFRSIRIKPLPDTRPTRDILYASGRIMNDDTLHVFVLHAPSRRGGEQVSRPYRLQVASQLASAVDSIYALNDSARIIVAGDFNDYSDSPALRYLYQHHLINISVGVKGSHGAKATYRWHGDWRSLDQILFSPSLSRLKMSCQIGDLPFLLEDDEKYGGKKPFRTYLGPRYLGGYSDHLPLVAKFKIVGGYE, encoded by the coding sequence ATGTTTTTCACTCTCATCTTATCAAGTTTCCTCACTTTTGTGGAGTTGAACTGCGAAAACCTCTTCGATACGAAGCATGATTCGCTGAAGAATGACTATGAATTCCTGCCACAGAGCAGTTACAAGTGGACGCCTTATCGCTATTGGCGCAAGCTGGCAAATCTTTCCAAGACTATAGTAGCTTTGGGTTATGAAGATTTGTCGCTTGTTGGTACCGCCTCCCCAGATAATCCTTCAAGACCCTCGGAGAAGTCCTGGCATGTTCCCGATTTTGTGGCGCTTTGCGAAGTGGAGAACGATAGTGTGCTGTTTGATTTAACCCGGCGTTCAGCTCTTCGCGGTGTGAATTATGATTATGTGATGACCGATTCGCCTGATGAACGAGGCATAGATGTGGCTTTGCTTTATCAGCCATCTTCTTTTGCGCTTATACAGTTCCGGTCCATCCGCATCAAGCCGCTGCCTGATACTCGCCCTACGAGAGATATTCTCTACGCTTCGGGGCGGATTATGAATGATGATACGCTTCATGTCTTTGTATTGCATGCGCCTAGCCGGCGTGGCGGCGAACAGGTTTCGCGTCCCTACCGCCTGCAGGTAGCCAGCCAGTTGGCTTCTGCTGTAGATTCTATCTATGCGCTCAATGATAGTGCAAGGATTATCGTAGCCGGCGATTTCAACGATTATTCCGATTCTCCGGCTCTTCGTTATCTTTATCAGCATCACCTTATTAATATATCTGTTGGCGTCAAAGGCTCTCATGGTGCCAAGGCTACTTATCGCTGGCATGGAGATTGGCGAAGCCTTGACCAGATACTCTTCAGTCCTTCGCTTTCCCGGCTTAAGATGAGTTGTCAGATAGGAGATTTGCCATTTCTCTTAGAAGATGATGAGAAATATGGCGGAAAGAAACCTTTCCGCACCTATCTCGGTCCACGATATTTGGGTGGATACAGCGATCATCTTCCGCTTGTTGCCAAGTTTAAGATAGTGGGTGGATATGAATAA
- a CDS encoding RagB/SusD family nutrient uptake outer membrane protein, with translation MKVLKSIYKVMGCAILAASLSSCVNDWLDVTPSDGTDADAALTSSSDLAAARTGMYKALKGNSSLVDYYGQQFFVYGDVHAGDDYQYNNIGGSNRASFYYDMNYQTASEFSSSTSSSNVAWKSPYIVIGRANRIIAAAEGGALSDAAEAKATIDQYAAEAKVLRALAHFDLVRIYGKPYTEDQGASLGVPLVTGVLESNAKPARSTVAEVYTQVVKDLTEAISSNALATETEPGYVSVWGAKAILSRVYLNMGDYANALSVAEDIIKNSGAALWTRDQYFKAWDASTPNESEFLFRLNVAGSTDNNDLNGIGNLQQREGYKEMVATKKFVDMLTSDPKDVRNDMFLPATAAKEVATYGTNKVYLNKLRGQGDNLRNVTIVPIIRLSEVYLTAAECAFRNNDKTKAVEYLNDLVKNRTTTEASLATVDNITLERILIERRKELIGEGQRYFDALRNNETITRYTSEADKGWHKILSKEAQSFNRDYFKAIAAIPQAEINANPNIKQNTGYGE, from the coding sequence ATGAAAGTATTAAAATCAATATATAAGGTAATGGGCTGCGCTATTTTGGCAGCCAGCCTGTCATCTTGCGTCAATGATTGGTTGGACGTAACTCCTTCTGATGGTACAGATGCAGATGCAGCCTTGACCAGCAGTTCAGACTTGGCTGCTGCGAGAACGGGTATGTACAAGGCTTTGAAAGGAAACAGCAGCTTGGTAGATTACTATGGTCAGCAATTCTTCGTTTATGGTGATGTTCATGCAGGTGATGATTATCAGTATAATAATATTGGTGGTTCTAACCGTGCAAGTTTCTACTATGACATGAACTATCAGACAGCATCTGAGTTTAGCTCAAGTACTTCTTCCAGTAACGTAGCTTGGAAATCACCATATATTGTTATTGGCCGTGCTAATCGTATCATCGCTGCTGCAGAAGGTGGTGCTTTGAGCGATGCAGCAGAGGCTAAGGCTACTATTGACCAGTATGCGGCAGAGGCAAAGGTACTCCGTGCCCTTGCTCATTTTGACCTTGTTCGTATCTATGGTAAGCCATATACAGAGGATCAGGGTGCATCTCTTGGTGTACCATTGGTAACAGGAGTGCTGGAGTCTAATGCAAAACCTGCTCGTAGCACTGTTGCTGAGGTTTACACCCAAGTAGTGAAGGATTTGACTGAGGCTATCAGCTCTAATGCTCTTGCTACAGAGACAGAACCAGGTTATGTAAGCGTTTGGGGAGCAAAGGCAATCCTTTCTCGTGTTTATTTGAATATGGGTGATTATGCTAACGCCTTGTCTGTTGCTGAGGATATTATCAAGAATTCTGGCGCAGCGTTGTGGACTCGTGACCAATACTTCAAAGCATGGGATGCTTCAACTCCTAATGAGAGTGAGTTCTTGTTCCGTCTCAATGTGGCAGGTTCTACAGACAACAATGACTTGAATGGTATCGGTAACCTCCAGCAGCGTGAAGGCTACAAGGAAATGGTTGCTACTAAGAAGTTTGTTGACATGCTTACTTCAGACCCAAAAGATGTTCGTAACGATATGTTCTTGCCTGCAACTGCAGCCAAAGAGGTGGCAACTTATGGTACCAACAAGGTATATCTGAACAAGTTGCGTGGTCAAGGTGATAATCTTCGTAATGTTACTATCGTTCCAATTATCCGTCTTTCTGAGGTTTACTTGACAGCTGCAGAGTGTGCATTTAGAAATAATGACAAGACTAAGGCTGTAGAGTATCTGAATGATTTGGTAAAGAATCGTACCACAACAGAGGCTTCTTTGGCTACAGTGGATAACATCACACTTGAGCGTATCTTGATTGAACGTCGTAAGGAGTTGATTGGCGAGGGACAGCGTTACTTTGATGCTTTGCGTAATAACGAGACTATCACCCGTTATACAAGTGAAGCTGATAAGGGTTGGCACAAGATATTGAGCAAGGAAGCTCAGTCTTTCAATCGTGATTACTTCAAGGCTATTGCTGCCATTCCGCAGGCAGAGATCAACGCCAACCCTAACATCAAGCAGAATACGGGTTACGGTGAGTAA
- a CDS encoding SusC/RagA family TonB-linked outer membrane protein → MFKRIALFVGGAILSCGVAFAQTSVTGKVVASEDGEPVIGASIKVAGTNTGTVTDVDGNFSLNVPAGSKLEITYIGMNPQTVKASSNMKIALTSDNKSLDEVIVTGYGNFKKSSFTGAAASMSTAKLSDVPSLSVEDKLSGNIPGVSISSFSGQPGAMNYIRIRGMGSINAGNDPLIVIDGTPVNSGNLSGFNDGSTQVGYNGSGTNALSTLNSNDIESITVIKDAAAASLYGSRAANGVLVITTKSGSAGKTQVDFRSDWGFSNMAINYRPTLDGDSRRALIYQGLKNYAFDNIDGTTDASAAAFADQNIDDYAAKPENGWANWRDALFKNGSNQNYQASVTGGNDKTKFYASLSYANQNGIVDRSGLERMTGNVNVSHRFGKFKLDASTMISSMHQNSAMDGGASFAGAISSAAWFLGPSNAIYDKNGNLLTKTDGAYNKGYNPIYENQHMSDRTNTTRSYSTLALEWNIWDNLKLREKVAYDYINSTEDVLWDKFCGNGSGSNGVMQRTYNEWTTMNTQTQLTYNKSFGAHNVDALLGFETEAWHNNNSYASGTDYPGNLYEFANSGDTSMQSYKYDSKMTSFLGRVNYNYNDLYYAGVSYRRDGSSRMARENRWGSFWSVSGAWRFGAEKFMDSIKDILSDGKIRVSYGVNGTLPSGLYSYMNLYKYGEYYNGSNGMGIIGVANKDLKWEQNKAWNFGLDLTFLNRISVTLDYYVRNTSNLIMNRPISMIPGYYDESSLYATMAQNVGSMRNQGIEVTISSTNIQKKDFLWTTSLNFGHNSNKVTELTGDDDKIISGAMIHQVGKPYYSYYMYEYAGVDPETGKESYYINDGTENARKTTTNVAEANKTIVGHHEPALEGGLSNFIKWKFIDFNFTLTYKLGGDSYDYATWLHDNGGTFALNGAIPSYYKLEDMWQKPGDNAKLPKFQAGYGKGVLSSRWLMPNDYLRLKNLTLGFSAPKEWISNLGLSKARVYFSANNLLTWKSKDLYVDPETPADGLCTFEMPALRTYTFGIELSF, encoded by the coding sequence ATGTTTAAAAGAATCGCTTTATTTGTGGGGGGGGCAATTCTCAGTTGTGGAGTAGCCTTTGCCCAAACATCTGTTACCGGTAAGGTAGTAGCTTCAGAGGATGGTGAGCCTGTTATTGGCGCATCAATCAAAGTAGCTGGTACTAATACGGGTACTGTTACGGATGTCGATGGAAACTTCAGTTTGAATGTTCCAGCCGGCTCCAAGTTGGAGATTACCTATATAGGTATGAATCCACAAACTGTTAAAGCAAGTTCTAACATGAAGATTGCTTTGACTTCTGACAACAAATCCTTGGATGAGGTGATTGTTACAGGTTATGGTAACTTCAAGAAATCTTCATTTACAGGTGCTGCTGCTTCCATGTCAACAGCTAAGTTGAGTGATGTTCCTTCACTTTCTGTTGAAGATAAGCTTTCTGGTAATATCCCAGGAGTTTCTATTTCTTCTTTCTCTGGCCAGCCAGGTGCAATGAACTATATCCGTATTCGTGGTATGGGTTCTATCAATGCAGGTAACGATCCATTGATTGTGATTGATGGTACTCCTGTGAACTCTGGTAACTTGAGTGGTTTCAATGATGGTTCCACACAAGTTGGTTACAATGGTTCTGGTACCAATGCACTTTCTACATTGAACAGCAACGATATCGAATCTATCACTGTTATCAAGGATGCTGCCGCAGCCTCTTTGTATGGTTCTCGTGCAGCCAATGGTGTGCTTGTCATTACAACCAAGAGTGGTAGTGCAGGTAAGACCCAGGTTGATTTCCGTAGCGACTGGGGATTCTCTAACATGGCTATCAACTATCGTCCAACGTTGGATGGTGATTCTCGTCGTGCCTTGATTTATCAAGGCTTGAAGAACTATGCTTTTGATAATATTGATGGTACTACTGATGCCTCTGCTGCAGCTTTTGCCGATCAAAATATTGATGATTATGCAGCAAAACCAGAGAATGGTTGGGCAAACTGGCGTGATGCGCTTTTCAAAAATGGTTCAAATCAGAACTATCAGGCAAGTGTAACTGGTGGTAATGATAAGACCAAGTTCTATGCATCTTTGTCATATGCAAATCAGAATGGTATTGTTGACCGTTCAGGCTTGGAACGTATGACAGGTAATGTAAACGTTTCCCATCGTTTTGGTAAGTTCAAGTTGGATGCTAGCACAATGATTTCATCTATGCATCAGAACTCTGCCATGGATGGTGGCGCTTCTTTTGCTGGTGCCATCTCAAGTGCAGCATGGTTCCTTGGCCCTTCTAATGCTATCTATGACAAGAATGGTAATTTGCTGACAAAGACAGATGGCGCTTATAACAAGGGTTATAACCCTATTTATGAGAACCAGCACATGTCTGATAGAACCAACACGACACGTTCTTACAGCACTTTGGCTCTCGAATGGAACATTTGGGACAACTTGAAGTTGCGTGAGAAGGTAGCTTACGACTACATCAACTCTACCGAGGATGTGCTTTGGGACAAATTCTGTGGTAATGGTTCTGGCTCAAATGGTGTGATGCAGCGTACTTACAATGAGTGGACAACCATGAACACTCAGACACAGTTGACATACAATAAGTCTTTTGGTGCCCACAATGTGGATGCTTTGCTTGGTTTCGAGACAGAGGCATGGCATAACAACAACTCATACGCTTCCGGTACAGACTACCCTGGCAACTTGTATGAGTTCGCTAACTCTGGCGATACCTCTATGCAGAGTTACAAGTATGACTCAAAGATGACTTCTTTCTTGGGTCGTGTCAACTACAACTATAACGATTTGTATTATGCTGGTGTAAGCTATCGTCGTGATGGTAGTTCTCGTATGGCACGTGAGAATCGTTGGGGTTCGTTCTGGTCTGTATCTGGTGCTTGGCGCTTTGGTGCAGAAAAGTTCATGGATTCTATCAAGGATATATTGAGCGATGGTAAGATTCGTGTATCTTATGGTGTGAACGGAACTCTTCCATCTGGCTTGTATAGTTACATGAACCTTTATAAGTATGGTGAGTACTACAATGGTAGCAATGGTATGGGTATCATTGGTGTAGCCAACAAGGACTTGAAGTGGGAGCAGAACAAGGCTTGGAACTTTGGTCTTGACTTGACATTCCTCAACCGTATTTCTGTAACATTGGATTACTACGTACGTAATACATCCAATTTGATTATGAACCGTCCTATCTCTATGATTCCAGGTTACTATGATGAATCTTCTCTGTATGCTACCATGGCTCAGAATGTAGGTTCTATGCGTAACCAAGGTATTGAGGTGACCATTTCTTCTACCAACATTCAGAAGAAGGACTTCCTTTGGACTACTTCTTTGAACTTTGGTCATAACTCCAACAAGGTAACAGAGTTGACAGGTGATGATGACAAGATTATCAGCGGTGCCATGATTCATCAGGTAGGCAAGCCTTACTATTCTTACTATATGTATGAGTATGCAGGTGTTGACCCTGAGACAGGTAAGGAGAGCTATTACATCAATGATGGAACTGAGAATGCTCGCAAGACCACTACTAATGTAGCTGAGGCAAACAAAACTATTGTTGGTCATCATGAGCCAGCACTTGAGGGCGGTTTGTCTAACTTCATCAAGTGGAAGTTTATCGACTTCAACTTTACTTTGACCTATAAGTTGGGCGGTGACTCTTACGATTATGCTACTTGGTTGCACGATAATGGTGGTACATTCGCCCTCAATGGAGCAATCCCTTCTTACTATAAGTTGGAGGATATGTGGCAGAAGCCAGGCGATAATGCTAAGTTGCCTAAGTTCCAGGCTGGTTATGGTAAGGGTGTGTTGTCTTCTCGTTGGTTGATGCCTAACGATTATCTTCGCTTGAAGAACCTTACCTTAGGATTCTCAGCACCAAAGGAGTGGATCAGCAACCTTGGCTTGAGCAAGGCTCGTGTATATTTCTCTGCCAACAACTTGTTGACCTGGAAGTCTAAGGATCTTTATGTTGATCCAGAGACACCAGCGGATGGCTTGTGTACATTCGAAATGCCAGCTTTGAGAACTTATACATTTGGTATCGAACTTAGTTTCTAA
- a CDS encoding porin family protein — MKKKIVIMMVLLLAVVGAKAQEVENPVGRFSVIPRIGVSLANWSGLTLETLDGTSLESKYQAGFMGGVDVEYCINKSLGITLGAYYARQGMRFPDCELTENAEKGEYTGIKNHHVNLDYIQVPLMLKAYLVEGLSVNAGVQMGFLCGDGKVKREETDLQKDKNGSITYKEMHETEAPWPAKKVDVAIPLGLSYEYMNVILDARYNVSLTKASKGDWDNCKNKALTFTVGYRFTL; from the coding sequence ATGAAAAAGAAAATAGTTATAATGATGGTGCTGCTGCTTGCTGTTGTGGGAGCAAAGGCACAAGAAGTGGAGAATCCGGTAGGCAGATTCTCGGTAATTCCTCGTATTGGTGTATCTCTGGCTAACTGGAGCGGGTTGACTCTGGAAACTTTGGATGGAACCTCACTAGAGTCTAAGTATCAGGCAGGATTCATGGGTGGCGTAGATGTGGAATATTGCATAAATAAGAGCCTGGGTATTACGCTGGGTGCTTATTATGCCCGACAGGGTATGCGCTTCCCTGACTGCGAGTTGACTGAGAATGCTGAAAAAGGGGAATATACAGGTATTAAGAATCATCATGTGAACCTCGATTATATCCAGGTACCGCTCATGCTGAAAGCCTATCTTGTAGAGGGTTTGTCGGTGAATGCAGGCGTTCAGATGGGATTCCTTTGTGGCGACGGCAAGGTGAAAAGAGAGGAAACCGACCTTCAGAAGGACAAGAACGGGTCTATTACATACAAGGAAATGCACGAGACCGAAGCTCCTTGGCCTGCCAAGAAGGTGGATGTAGCCATTCCTTTGGGCTTGAGCTATGAATATATGAACGTGATTCTGGATGCCCGTTACAACGTGAGCCTGACGAAGGCTAGCAAGGGTGATTGGGATAACTGTAAGAACAAGGCTCTGACCTTTACCGTGGGTTATCGTTTTACATTATAA
- a CDS encoding enoyl-ACP reductase FabI translates to MTHNLLKGKRGIIFGALNEESIAWKVAVKAAEEGATIALSNTAMALRMGTLDKLAEQINAPIIAADATSVEDLEKVFTEAQEKLGGKIDFVLHSVAMSPNVRKHRTYDDLDYNFLNKTLDISAISFHKMLQVAKKLDAINEWGSVVALTYVASQRTFFGYNDMADAKSMLESIARSFGYIYGREKHVRINTISQSPTATTAGKGIKDIENMMDFADKMSPLGNAVAEDCANYCVMMFSDFTRKVTMQNLFHDGGFSSMGMSLRAMNQYAKDMAPYEDENGNVIYG, encoded by the coding sequence ATGACTCACAATTTGTTAAAAGGCAAGCGTGGCATCATCTTCGGTGCACTCAATGAGGAATCAATCGCTTGGAAAGTAGCTGTAAAGGCTGCTGAAGAGGGTGCTACTATCGCACTTAGTAATACAGCTATGGCTTTGCGTATGGGTACGCTGGATAAGCTCGCTGAACAGATCAACGCTCCTATCATCGCAGCTGATGCGACTAGCGTAGAAGACTTGGAAAAGGTATTCACAGAGGCTCAGGAGAAACTCGGTGGCAAAATCGACTTCGTGCTCCACTCTGTAGCTATGAGCCCTAACGTTCGCAAGCATCGTACATACGATGACCTCGACTACAACTTCCTGAACAAGACATTGGACATCTCTGCTATCTCTTTCCACAAGATGTTGCAGGTAGCCAAGAAGTTGGATGCTATCAACGAGTGGGGTTCTGTAGTAGCTCTCACATACGTAGCTTCTCAGCGTACATTCTTCGGTTACAACGATATGGCTGATGCCAAGAGCATGCTCGAAAGTATCGCCCGCAGCTTCGGTTACATTTACGGTCGTGAGAAGCACGTGCGTATCAATACCATCTCTCAGAGCCCTACAGCTACAACAGCAGGTAAGGGTATCAAGGATATCGAGAACATGATGGACTTCGCCGACAAGATGTCTCCACTCGGAAACGCCGTAGCAGAGGATTGCGCTAACTACTGCGTGATGATGTTCTCTGACTTCACCCGCAAGGTAACCATGCAGAACCTCTTCCACGATGGTGGTTTCTCATCAATGGGTATGAGCCTCCGTGCCATGAACCAGTATGCTAAGGATATGGCTCCTTATGAGGATGAGAACGGTAATGTTATCTACGGATAA
- the metG gene encoding methionine--tRNA ligase: protein MEQKNFKRTTVTAALPYANGGVHIGHLAGVYVPADIYVRYLRLKKQDVVFIGGSDEHGVPVTIRAKKEGITVQEVVDRYHNLIKKSFEDFGISFDIYSRTTSPTHNKFASDFFRTLYDKGVLEEKVEEQFCDEVTGEFLTDRNIVGTCPRCGAEGAYGDQCEKCGATLSPEELINPTNKNNPGHGLVKKPTKNWYLPLNKYQDWLKKWILEGHKEWRTNVYGQCKSWLDMDLQPRAMTRDLDWGIPVPVEGADGKVLYVWFDAPIGYISNTKELCDAHPEKWGTWQKWWQDPETRLVHFIGKDNIVFHCIIFPTMLKAHGDYILPDNVPANEFLNLEDDKISTSRNWAVWLHEYLVDLPGKQDVLRYVLTANAPETKDNNFTWKDFQERNNSELVAVYGNFVNRALQLTKKYWGGVVPACGELQEVDEKAIAEFKDVKEKVEQYLNVFKFREAQKEAMNLARIGNRYITECEPWKVWKTDPKRVETILNISLQLVANLAIAFEPFLPFSSEKLRKMINMPNFEWTQLGSTDLLKAGTQLGEPELLFEKIEDEVIERQLQKLADTKKANEEASYQAAPIKPEVSFDDFEKLDIRVGHILNCEKVKKSKKLLKFTIDDGSGVERTICSGIAAYYEPEQLIGKDVLFVANFAPRKMMGIESQGMILSAVNFDGSLNVTSLLGKVKPGSQVG, encoded by the coding sequence ATGGAACAAAAGAACTTTAAACGTACTACCGTGACTGCGGCTTTGCCTTATGCCAACGGTGGTGTGCACATCGGTCACCTGGCAGGTGTATACGTGCCAGCCGATATCTATGTTCGCTATCTCCGCCTCAAGAAGCAAGATGTTGTCTTCATCGGCGGTAGCGATGAGCATGGTGTACCTGTTACTATCCGTGCCAAGAAAGAGGGAATTACCGTACAGGAGGTGGTTGACCGCTATCATAACCTCATCAAGAAGAGTTTCGAGGACTTCGGTATCTCTTTTGATATTTACAGCCGTACCACTTCGCCAACTCACAATAAGTTTGCTTCAGACTTCTTCCGCACACTCTATGACAAGGGCGTATTGGAAGAAAAGGTAGAGGAGCAGTTCTGCGACGAGGTAACAGGCGAATTTCTTACCGACCGTAATATCGTAGGTACTTGCCCTCGCTGTGGTGCAGAGGGTGCTTATGGCGACCAATGCGAGAAATGTGGTGCTACCCTATCTCCTGAGGAGCTCATCAACCCTACCAACAAGAACAACCCTGGTCATGGTCTCGTAAAGAAGCCTACCAAGAACTGGTATCTTCCATTGAACAAGTATCAGGATTGGTTGAAGAAGTGGATTCTGGAAGGTCACAAAGAGTGGCGTACCAATGTTTACGGTCAATGCAAGAGTTGGTTGGATATGGATCTTCAGCCACGTGCGATGACACGCGACTTGGATTGGGGTATTCCTGTTCCAGTAGAGGGTGCAGATGGAAAGGTACTCTACGTTTGGTTCGATGCACCTATCGGTTACATCTCAAATACCAAAGAACTCTGCGATGCTCATCCAGAAAAGTGGGGAACATGGCAGAAGTGGTGGCAGGATCCTGAAACTCGTCTCGTTCACTTCATCGGTAAGGACAATATCGTGTTCCACTGCATCATCTTCCCTACTATGCTGAAGGCTCACGGCGACTATATCTTGCCAGACAACGTACCAGCCAACGAGTTCCTGAACCTGGAGGATGATAAGATTTCAACATCCCGCAACTGGGCTGTATGGTTGCACGAGTATCTCGTAGATTTGCCAGGCAAGCAGGATGTATTGCGCTATGTATTGACAGCCAATGCGCCTGAGACCAAGGACAACAACTTTACCTGGAAGGATTTCCAGGAGCGCAACAACTCTGAGTTGGTTGCCGTTTACGGTAACTTCGTAAACCGTGCCCTCCAGCTCACCAAGAAGTATTGGGGCGGCGTAGTTCCTGCCTGTGGTGAATTGCAGGAGGTAGATGAGAAGGCTATCGCTGAGTTCAAGGACGTAAAGGAGAAGGTAGAGCAATATCTCAACGTATTCAAGTTCCGCGAGGCTCAGAAAGAGGCTATGAACCTGGCTCGTATCGGTAACCGATACATCACAGAGTGTGAGCCTTGGAAGGTTTGGAAGACCGATCCTAAGCGTGTGGAGACCATCCTGAACATCTCCCTGCAGTTGGTTGCCAACCTCGCCATCGCCTTCGAGCCATTCTTGCCATTCTCTTCTGAGAAACTCCGCAAGATGATCAATATGCCTAACTTCGAGTGGACTCAGCTCGGCAGCACAGATTTGCTCAAGGCTGGTACCCAGCTCGGTGAGCCTGAATTGCTCTTCGAGAAGATTGAGGATGAGGTTATCGAAAGACAGCTCCAGAAGCTCGCTGACACCAAGAAGGCTAACGAGGAGGCTTCTTATCAGGCTGCTCCTATCAAGCCAGAGGTTAGCTTCGATGATTTCGAGAAACTCGATATCCGCGTAGGTCACATTCTGAACTGCGAGAAGGTAAAGAAGTCTAAGAAACTCCTGAAGTTCACCATCGACGATGGTTCTGGCGTAGAGCGCACCATCTGCTCAGGTATCGCAGCCTACTATGAGCCAGAGCAGCTGATCGGCAAGGACGTATTGTTCGTAGCCAACTTTGCTCCTCGCAAGATGATGGGCATCGAGAGTCAGGGTATGATTCTGAGTGCTGTCAACTTCGACGGCTCATTGAACGTAACTTCTCTCCTTGGCAAGGTTAAGCCAGGAAGCCAGGTTGGATAA